A region from the Candidatus Binatia bacterium genome encodes:
- a CDS encoding DUF2804 domain-containing protein: MADSTRRVNVERELTAAVDLCLPNGRLNPAATGWSRRPLHRCNLSGRWPRKKRWDFWGVTTDTHMFAITYGGTDYVGVVTVSFLDYAAGKRVEHTRLLPLARGMRFPDTVGGGDLRFSAPDLQASISEESGGTRLAGAFHTRNGRRLEAEVLVARPPGHESLNVVIPWSATCFQFTSKQNTRPATGTAVLDGTTYRFGPENQAYGCLDYGRGIWPYDTVWNWASASGRQGGRVVGLNLGGQWTDGTGATENGLCIDGVLHKIGEDLVWEYDRRDFRRPWRIRAPQSGRVDLEVVPRVEESARLDLLLVRTELHWVLGDFHGTVVGDSGERRRLDGLTGWAEEHRARW, translated from the coding sequence GTGGCAGACTCGACTCGGCGCGTCAACGTCGAACGCGAACTGACCGCTGCGGTCGACCTGTGCTTGCCGAACGGACGGCTCAACCCGGCGGCGACGGGGTGGTCGCGCCGGCCGTTGCACCGCTGCAATCTCTCGGGCCGCTGGCCGCGCAAGAAGCGCTGGGATTTCTGGGGCGTGACGACCGATACGCATATGTTCGCCATTACGTACGGCGGCACGGACTACGTCGGCGTGGTCACCGTCAGCTTCCTCGACTATGCCGCCGGGAAGCGTGTCGAGCACACGCGTCTACTTCCCCTGGCGCGGGGCATGCGCTTTCCCGACACCGTTGGCGGTGGCGACCTGCGCTTCTCGGCGCCGGATCTGCAGGCGTCCATCTCCGAGGAATCCGGCGGTACCCGGCTTGCCGGCGCTTTCCACACCCGCAACGGTCGCCGCCTTGAAGCCGAAGTGCTGGTCGCACGGCCGCCCGGACACGAATCCCTCAACGTGGTCATTCCCTGGAGCGCGACCTGTTTCCAATTCACCTCGAAGCAGAACACGCGGCCGGCCACCGGCACTGCGGTGCTCGACGGTACGACCTACCGCTTCGGCCCGGAAAACCAGGCCTATGGATGTCTCGACTATGGCCGCGGCATCTGGCCTTACGACACGGTGTGGAATTGGGCGTCCGCTTCGGGACGGCAGGGCGGCCGGGTCGTGGGACTCAATCTCGGCGGCCAGTGGACCGACGGCACCGGCGCTACCGAGAACGGTCTGTGCATCGACGGCGTTCTGCACAAGATCGGCGAGGATCTGGTGTGGGAGTACGACCGCCGCGATTTCCGCCGCCCGTGGCGAATCCGTGCACCGCAATCGGGACGCGTCGATCTCGAAGTCGTTCCCCGTGTCGAGGAGTCTGCCCGGCTCGATCTGCTACTGGTGCGCACCGAACTGCACTGGGTCCTTGGCGACTTCCACGGCACGGTGGTCGGCGACAGTGGCGAGCGCCGGCGCCTCGACGGCCTCACCGGCTGGGCGGAAGAGCACCGCGCCCGCTGGTGA
- a CDS encoding DEAD/DEAH box helicase codes for MLAFESLSLPESVQQGIAATGFTVCTPIQEKVLPLALAGKDVAGQAQTGTGKTAAFLIGIFARLLRHDAKPTPEPAPRAFIVAPTRELVVQILHDAQQLGRFTGLSMQAVFGGIDYKKQRDLLRQGCDIVIGTPGRLIDYLKQHVYSLRRVEVLVIDEADRLFDMGFIADLRFLLRRLPPYDKRQSLLFSATLSWAVMELAYEHMNDPTKVTVSPEQVTAENVTHLIYHVGRHEKLPLLLGLFHRERPERTMVFVNTKRAGEWLAQRLTDNGYAARAITGDLDQRLRMKLVHQFKSGELPILVATDVASRGLHIEDITHVINYDLPQDAENYVHRVGRTARAGASGAAISLACEEFVESLHAIEDLTGFKIPVAEVHDDMLVRPTPHRRDHRGDGAGGGNARPQRLRRPRRGRGSASSTA; via the coding sequence ATGTTAGCGTTCGAATCCCTTTCCCTGCCGGAGTCCGTCCAGCAGGGGATTGCGGCCACCGGATTCACGGTCTGCACACCGATCCAGGAAAAGGTCTTGCCGCTTGCCCTCGCGGGCAAGGATGTCGCCGGTCAGGCGCAGACCGGTACGGGCAAGACGGCGGCTTTCCTGATCGGTATTTTCGCCCGACTTCTGCGGCACGACGCGAAACCGACCCCGGAGCCCGCCCCCCGCGCCTTCATCGTCGCACCGACACGCGAACTGGTCGTGCAGATCTTGCACGACGCGCAGCAACTGGGCCGTTTCACCGGCCTGTCCATGCAGGCCGTCTTCGGCGGCATCGATTACAAGAAGCAACGCGATCTGCTCAGGCAGGGCTGCGACATCGTCATTGGCACTCCCGGCCGGCTCATCGACTACCTCAAGCAACATGTCTATTCGCTGCGACGCGTCGAGGTGCTGGTCATCGACGAGGCCGATCGGCTGTTCGATATGGGCTTCATCGCCGATCTCCGTTTTCTCCTGCGCCGGCTGCCCCCGTACGATAAGCGCCAGTCGCTGTTGTTCTCCGCCACCCTTTCATGGGCCGTCATGGAACTCGCTTACGAGCACATGAACGACCCGACCAAGGTGACGGTGTCGCCCGAACAGGTCACTGCCGAGAACGTCACCCACCTGATTTACCATGTCGGCCGGCACGAGAAGCTTCCCCTTTTGCTCGGCCTGTTTCACCGCGAGCGGCCCGAGCGAACCATGGTCTTCGTCAACACCAAGCGCGCCGGAGAATGGTTGGCCCAGCGATTAACCGACAACGGTTACGCGGCGCGGGCCATAACCGGGGACCTCGACCAGCGCCTGCGCATGAAGCTCGTGCATCAATTCAAGAGTGGCGAGTTGCCCATCCTGGTCGCCACCGACGTCGCCTCGCGCGGCTTACACATCGAGGACATCACCCACGTCATCAATTACGACTTGCCCCAGGACGCCGAGAATTACGTGCACCGCGTGGGACGCACGGCGCGCGCCGGAGCGTCCGGAGCGGCCATCAGTCTCGCCTGCGAGGAGTTCGTCGAATCCCTGCACGCGATCGAAGACCTCACCGGCTTCAAGATTCCCGTAGCCGAGGTCCACGATGACATGCTGGTGCGGCCGACTCCCCATCGTCGCGACCACCGCGGTGACGGCGCCGGCGGCGGCAACGCGCGCCCGCAACGGTTGCGCCGCCCCCGACGCGGTCGCGGTTCCGCAAGCTCGACGGCGTAA
- a CDS encoding cold shock domain-containing protein, with the protein MYGTIKKIVRDKGFGFIVPDDGSDDVFFHRSRMAPKVVFEDLREGDSVEFQMRQGEKGPQASMVKPR; encoded by the coding sequence ATGTACGGTACCATCAAGAAGATCGTTCGCGACAAGGGCTTCGGCTTCATCGTGCCCGACGACGGCAGTGACGACGTGTTCTTTCATCGCTCGCGGATGGCCCCGAAGGTCGTGTTCGAAGACCTGCGCGAGGGCGACTCCGTCGAGTTCCAGATGCGCCAGGGCGAGAAGGGCCCGCAGGCGAGCATGGTGAAGCCGCGCTGA
- the lnt gene encoding apolipoprotein N-acyltransferase: MRQATAAMESTPALAAGVRPVADTVAARTATATLYAAAAAGGLLIAVCFLRFALFPLAWVAFVPLLWVVPRAVSARQAAKLGFVAGLATNLPAFYWLVYTIHVFGGFGVALATLFYVTLTLFTAGQFVLFALALWRTGPGPLAVAPPLVWVCLEFLFPNLFPWRLAHTQWHVPVLLQVGDLTGPYALSFAMVWFSAGLVALGQRPRRWAPLGAAATLAAAIAAYGAVRLPAIDAAITAAPAMRVALVQGNIGIEEKGDIRYFTVNVDTYRRLSAAVQDAVDLLVWPETVQQEWIPADAVGLDDKTHPFPETRRPLIFGSLAYRLTGPREADEFNSAFIVGPDARVLGRYDKRILMPFGEYLPLSSLIPAIKEISPMSGSYTAGKTVAIFDVPGKARVGQLICYEDLLADMVRETTRGGAEVLATILNDAWYGDTAAPHQHQALALWRTVENRRYLLRGSNSGVTSIIDPAGRVVAEGGVFREEVVTGTVHPLQIETIYTRYGDVFAWMVVLGAAVLLVRGRTA; encoded by the coding sequence GTGCGGCAGGCAACTGCGGCCATGGAGTCGACCCCGGCACTCGCCGCCGGCGTTCGGCCGGTTGCCGACACGGTAGCGGCGCGGACTGCGACGGCGACGCTTTACGCAGCGGCAGCGGCCGGCGGACTCCTGATCGCGGTTTGCTTTCTGCGCTTTGCGCTCTTCCCCCTCGCCTGGGTGGCCTTCGTTCCCCTGCTCTGGGTGGTCCCGCGGGCCGTATCGGCGCGGCAGGCTGCGAAGCTGGGTTTCGTGGCCGGCCTGGCCACCAATCTCCCCGCCTTTTACTGGCTCGTTTATACCATTCACGTCTTCGGCGGCTTCGGCGTTGCGCTGGCGACTCTGTTCTACGTTACCCTCACGCTGTTCACCGCAGGCCAGTTCGTGCTTTTTGCGCTGGCGCTGTGGCGTACCGGTCCGGGACCGCTCGCGGTGGCGCCGCCACTCGTCTGGGTATGCCTCGAGTTCCTGTTCCCCAACCTGTTTCCGTGGCGCCTCGCCCATACTCAGTGGCATGTGCCGGTGCTGTTGCAGGTGGGCGACCTCACCGGCCCTTACGCGCTCAGCTTCGCCATGGTCTGGTTTTCCGCCGGGCTGGTCGCCCTCGGCCAGCGGCCGCGCCGCTGGGCACCGCTGGGCGCGGCGGCGACCCTGGCTGCCGCCATTGCGGCGTACGGCGCCGTGCGCCTGCCGGCGATCGATGCCGCGATAACCGCGGCCCCGGCCATGCGGGTCGCGCTCGTGCAGGGCAACATCGGCATCGAGGAAAAAGGCGACATTCGCTACTTCACCGTCAACGTCGATACCTACCGGCGCCTTTCGGCCGCCGTGCAGGATGCGGTGGACCTGCTCGTATGGCCGGAAACGGTGCAGCAGGAGTGGATCCCCGCCGATGCCGTGGGGCTCGACGACAAGACGCACCCGTTCCCCGAGACTCGCCGCCCGCTGATCTTCGGCAGCCTCGCGTACCGCCTGACCGGCCCGCGTGAGGCCGACGAGTTCAACAGCGCCTTCATCGTCGGACCGGACGCGCGCGTTCTCGGCCGCTACGACAAACGCATTCTGATGCCCTTCGGCGAGTACCTGCCACTGTCGTCGCTGATCCCGGCGATCAAGGAGATCAGTCCGATGAGCGGGTCGTACACCGCCGGAAAGACGGTGGCCATCTTCGACGTTCCCGGCAAAGCCAGGGTCGGCCAGCTGATCTGTTACGAGGATCTGCTCGCGGACATGGTGCGCGAGACCACCCGCGGCGGCGCCGAGGTGCTGGCCACGATTCTCAACGATGCCTGGTACGGCGATACCGCCGCACCGCACCAGCACCAGGCGCTGGCGCTCTGGCGCACCGTGGAGAACCGCCGTTACCTGCTGCGCGGGTCGAACTCCGGGGTAACCAGCATCATCGACCCGGCCGGACGGGTAGTCGCAGAAGGGGGGGTGTTCCGCGAGGAAGTCGTCACCGGCACCGTACACCCCTTGCAAATCGAGACGATCTACACGCGTTACGGCGACGTCTTCGCCTGGATGGTCGTGCTCGGCGCCGCGGTGCTCCTCGTGCGCGGCCGAACGGCGTGA